Part of the Henckelia pumila isolate YLH828 chromosome 2, ASM3356847v2, whole genome shotgun sequence genome is shown below.
GTCTTCCCCTCGTGTAAACTGTCAGACTGACAACAAAGGCGGCATAATCATCATCGCTACGCAACTTACATCTACTGCCTCTTTTCTTCAACTGAGAAAATACTTCCCTCTAACAAACCACACAAATCAAAGCCTCATATTTGTGTCCATGCAAAACATGAccaaaataatatcaaaaatatttggaTTGCTACGAACCTGAACCGTTGTGTCCATGCAAAATATCTCAGACCCATTTTCCTTACTCTTTTTTTGCATAATCCGCATATAAACATTAATGATTTCGAAATCAACAGGTTTACCAATCATAAATTCACAAAACTTTTTTCCTTCTAAAAATATTGCGTCTTCCTCCCAAATGATGACACTGTATATAAGAATGtacatgtatttttttattaaaacatgaaaatatatacatctatatatattagaaacaaaaatcaaaattattaaataaagaaCGTACTTCAAAGCCTCCCTAGAAATATAGTTTGCCAATAAATTTTTCTCTTCCTCAGTTGCTTCTTCATGGCCACAATAATCGAGTCTATCTTTGTATCTTAGTAGATCATCCTCTGCTGGACTATTGCTATTATCATCAATACATTCAATTATGTTATCCTACACAAAAACACAATtgaaaaaaacataaatgaaatggttagtatatatataCAGTAGAACATAAACTATGATAAATTTATAGTCATACCAGCTTTTTGCACTTCCTCTTAGGTCTGGGCGTCGAACTAGGCGGTGTCACAAACATCGgtgcttttcttttcttcttgtgATCAACCCTTGTCCTCACCGTATCCACAATTGAAGATTGAATAGCTGGAATTTCCTCAACTCCTACCCCAAGAGTGTTTCCTTTGACCGCATCAAAGGTGGAGTTAGAACTCACAACTTTGCTATTATCACCACTTTCATGATCATATTCAGATACTGCCACATCATCTTTTTCCTTGACCGCATCAGAGGTAGCACCACAACTCACACCTTTGCTATCATCACCTATTTTAGAACCATTTTCAAATTCCACACCATTGTACGCTCCAACCTCATTAGAAACATAGCTCAAACCTTTGCTATTGTCACCCATCTCAGAAACATTCTCACAGCCtaccatttcattttttttcaggAGTACCAGCACAATTCACACCTTTGTTCAAATCAGAGATGCCagaatcattattttttttatcacttCTTACGTCATCATTGTTTTCTTTTTGAATATCAGTAACAACATTCAGCAACAAGGCATTAATCTGACTCGAATCACATGATACATTTTTTGAATCAGTACCTACACCCTCATTAATTTCTTTCTCCATTTCATACAAATTAACCTGCAAGTACAACCTGTAATAAGTTCCAAGATGAACAAATAATCattccaaaattaatttaaaataaattatctcatatcatttcattttaTTTCATTACATTTCTTCTTTCAAAAATATCTGAAACAATATCATTAAGCACAAACTATGAAAAACTAAATCAACCTCGTCCTCATCTTTCTCAGTAGTCTCGTACTCCTCGATCACAACTCCATACTCATTTTTACTCTTCAATTGAAAATCTGATCCAAACTCGTGAACTTCTTTATCAACAAGCATTTTTTGCTCATCGCAATTCCTGAATTCAACACATAACCTCTTCTTTATCTCGTCCACTTCTTTTCTCACAATGTAATCCACCCTTATTGAATTAATGTTAACTTTTGTCGGCTCCAAAAACTTTTTTCCTCATCAAATGGATATATCGAAAGAATCTGTatcatgaaaatacaaaaaaatagtGTCAATTCAAACAAGATTTAAAATGACATAACCATATTGCATCCTTAACAATTACCTTCGTTGAATCTATAGATTTCAACAATGATTCGGCTTTAGCAGTCTTCAAAGGAATCTTACTGTCACCCCACCGAAACAACCGAGGGAACATTTTTAAACTACGAGGAACAACCAATGAAGGAATCCTTTCATACACCCAAGCCTAAAAATAAATCAGTAGTATTTAATAGATCGAAAACATAAGACAATATAAACTAAACAGGAACAATACGTACCATCAACCCAACAGTGCATCCATCTAAATAACTTTTACTTTAGATGTTGCGCATTGATCGACAAAGATATAGAAATGCAGCATCGCCCCAAGCATAGTCAAAAAATGTGGTCAAGTCATCGAGATAAGAGAATATAAAATTAGGGGTATAATAATTTTTCGTAGAAAATATTACACAATTGAATATGAACAAGATTTAAAGTCTGACAAAATCATCAATCTCTGACTCACTGTCACTACATGCAAGAGAAATAAGTTTTTCATGGATTTCGGCTCGCTTTGCTCTGCCCAGATGTCCTCCAAATTGCCGAGCAAGAAATGTAGAATCCATTTTTAGATCCAAATCCACTTGTTGGCCAAAATTTTGCAAACCAAGAATACCTGAAAACTCTCTTGGAGTGAAAAAAATCTTAATATCATCACCCACAATCAAAGAGCATGAATTAACCTCAAATCTATTCAAGATGAAATCAATCCTACGGCTGCTGGTTGCGAGTTTGGGCATGTCCATCCAATTACCAAGAGGAGTATCTGTTATCCTAATCCTCTGTTCTTCCCCTATTTTTGGTTTTAATTCTGTCATCACATCTTTAAACATAATAGGAGAGCATTGACTACAATATTCTTTAACACTTTCTTTCTTCGCAAaatcatcaatttttttttccttcaataACAGTTCCTAAATAAATagaaacaacaataagacaCAAAACTTACAAATTTATACATAATCAGTAAACCAGAAATCAAAAAATCAATGTCAGTATCAtaaatattttcaacaaaagtaATCATTCACTTTAAATTTATGAATTCTCATATCATCAGAACCGTAGAAAAAATATAATAGAAACGAACGAATAACTATATGACCAAAAACATAACCCTAGAATTTTTTGGGGATAAAAGTGTTAACAAATGAGATgagaaaaaaatacttaaacacACTTAAATAACAagaataattcaaaaattttgtgaaactaATACGGATTAACAACGACATTGCCAAGAACGTAACCCTAGAATTTGGGGATAAAATGGTTAACAAATGAGATGAGAAAAAAAGATTCAAAAACACACAAATAACAATGACTAATTCCAAATATTCCTGAAACGAGTACGGATTGACAGAAAATTTTTGAGATGCAAACCTTTTTTTTGATTTACGATCGACAGGAATATTTGTCGTAATCTCCTGCTTTTCAAATCTCAATTTTTTCTTAACCTTCTTGGGTTAAGAAAAATTCTTCATGGTGAAACTTTCTGAAAAAATGCTGGAAGATGACGAGAATGAACTCAAGGAGAGGGTGACGGTGAGAAGAAGGGCCGAGAAGGAAATAGAGATCCGGTAAATGAGGAAATcgagtttattattatttatgtatgTATTCATAAGATATATaccatttaaaaataatataatttatgtgTATATTGTATTTGGGGAgtttgaaataataaaataataaataaggtAGTGGAAAGTGATTTTTACTGCCATAAGAACTGTCCACAAACATGAGTTTGAGTTTGGGTATTTAAGGGGAATTTACCGGTTATGATGTAGGAtcatcaaaataaatatttaaataatttaatttttgatgaAAGTATCTTATCTATATTTAGGTTGTTTACgagtgaaaaatattattattattaatttttttttgaaggtttatcatcatcatcatcatattattattattaaattcttGCCCAACTgacttgtaaaaaaaaataaaaaattcttgCCCTATTGAAACATTCatattttcccttttttttttttaaaaaaaaaaaaaacaatcataTAATAGCaatattttgacataaaaaacttatttaatattatattaatattatatatatatatatataaaaattaatttagctGGGAGGATTAGTGCATCATCCCAACACTGACACCACTAGACTACACAAAGATTGACGGTTCAAACTCTTGGAACTGCAAAACCCAGCTCAGCGCACGCCATTCGTGGGAGCAAATCTCCATTATTCCGACCTAACAAATTTGATTTCACACAAGAATCAAAGTATTTGATTCGATTCCATTTATGCTCTGTTCAAATTGTTGCAAATTCAGCTCAACTTTATATAAATTAATCCAACGTGAGAGTAGCGAGCGAGCGCATCCGCATAAAACCGCAAGATTTTCAAGAAACCCTTTTTTAAGCCGTGAACAATTGCGTGGTGTGACCAAAAGCGAAGATGGCCCGTGATATTCCATGCTGTGAGACTATGTTCTTCGTCTACCTGGTAGTTATCATAGGGCTGGTGTTGTTTGCTGGGTTGATGGCTGGTTTAACTCTTGGATTGATGTCTCTTGGTCTTGTGGACCTGGAAGTTCTCAGCACATCTGGGCGGACAGATGATCGTATCAATGCTTGTACTGTGAACCCTCTTTTTCTCTTGATTATGTGTGTTTTGGTGTTTTATTGAGTTATTTTGGCTGGTTGTGGAGCTATGGGCTTGAGTTCCTTGAGATTTTGTGAATATTATTATTGGATGATTTTGTTAGTAAAGTATGATAGCGGGTGGCTTTGATTCAAGTCAGGAAGTTAAACATTTGGGTTTGCTGTTTCTGGCCCTTGGTATTTGGAGAAGTATATTAGATGTTACCTGTTCCTTCAGATTTTGTGAAACTTATTAATGGATATATTCTTTTTCGACAGCAAAAATTCTCCCGGTGGTGAAAAATCAACATCTTTTGCTTTGCACACTCTTGATTGGCAACTCGTTAGCAATGGAGGTCTGTCGAACATCATTTACCTGGAAACGTTGGAATTATAGTTGCCTTTCGTATCCTGTGCACGGACTAGTATATATAACCATGTGATTTGTTTTCATATGCAGTCACTTCCCATATTCTTGGATAGGCTTGTGCCTCCGTGGGCAGCAATTCTAGTATCTGTCACGCTCATCCTAATGTTCGGTGAGGTTGTTAATCTACATCTATGTAGAATATACATTAATacggtgcttgttatattttttCTTGTCCTGTAACTGGTGTCTGTCATTGCTTGTTCAGATATTGCCTCAAGCAATATGTACTCGCTATGGATTGACTGTAGGTGCAACGATGGCACCTTTTGTTCGGCTTCTTCTTTGGCTTttctttcctgtttcttatCCTATTAGTAAGGTAAATAATGTCCTGTAGCCATTAGTTTATTCTAAATTCTGGATACCATTTTTCTTATCCCAATGACGCATATTCTTCCTTTTCTCCACCACTTAGACAATGCTTCAGAAATAAAGTAACTATATTATGTCTCTCTAATTGTTGAGCTCTCTTGCTTGTAGTTTCTGGATTGGATGTTGGGCAAGGGACACGCTGCTTTATTGCGTCGAGCTGAGCTGAAAACTTTCGTTGATTTTCATGGCAATGAGGTCTTCTATTTTAGAGTTTCTGCACTTTATTTCATACAGAACCACAAGTCAGAGTTCTTGAGCTGCTATCTGTCTCATTTTCACGAAATATTTTTGACCCTTGAGGTCGATTTTATCATCTGTCATATTTTGAGGCTTCATATGAAATAAGAATATTTGATAGGCTGGTAAAGGTGGAGATTTGACACATGATGAAACTACCATAATCGCTGGGGCGCTAGAAATGACCGAGAAAACTGCGAAAGATgctatgaccccaatagagaaGGCATTTTCCCTGGATTTGGACGGAACTCTAAATTTGTGGGTTTCAGTTGCTGCTAAATCTAATTATATGCCTACTGAATTTACTTGCATGTTCATATCCCTTATTCTCTCGGGGTATAATCCTCGCGCAGGGAAACATTGAATGCTATAATGACGATGGGCCACAGCAGAGTTCCGGTCTATTACAGAAATCCAAAGAATATTATTGGACTCATACTGGTAAGTCATTTATATAGTTTGCAAAATCAAAATATTGGCATTCTTCATATcacatttttttgtaaaatcgaTTGGGAAATTTGTAATTGAAACCTTTTCTTTTATGTGCTCATAATGGCAAGTAATATCTGGTTTTTTAACAGAACCTAATATCATCATCTTTTCCATGTGCAGGTTAAAAATCTATTAGCGGTTGACCCAGATGAATCAGTTCCTTTAAGAAAAATGTTGATTAGAAATATTCCTCGGTGAGGATAAACTTCATTATCTATCCTTGTTGCCCCTaacttttaacataaaaaagaaTCTTGATGTTTAGTGTTGCTGAAATGGCTGCAAGTGTGATGGTTTATTGGATATCAAGTTGAAGAGTGCCTTTTCTAGTGCCTGTTCTGTGATATATTTTATCGACCAATTGTTATCCTGCCTTTGTATTTTCGATCTTCTTCCATTAAGTATACACATCTTCTATAGGTTCTTCCTCGGTTAATATTTGCACAGAAGCAACTTCccttcaatttatttatttttgaaccaATACATTTCACGTATGAAGTTAACAACGCCATGTTCTTTTGTTGTGTTGGGATTGTTCTGTGTTAGTTAAACCTCCTTGAAATTGTAATAAAATAACATTGTGGCTACGGAATTCATGAATATGTGAGCGtacttatgttttttttttattttgtcttGATAACTGAGAAATGGAATGTCATTTAAGTGTTACATTTCGCACAAACTTTCCGGATGGAGGGTAATTAGTTTGTTTATCTTGTATAACTTTCAGGGTCTCCGAGAAAATGCCTCTCTATGACATTCTCAATGAATTTCAGAAGGGTCACAGCCACATTGCTGTTGTGTATAAGGATTTAAACGAAACAAAAGAAACGTTGCAGAAAACCAAAGGTGTGAACATTCTGAATCATCTTAATCTTGAAAACCATTTCCATTTCtatctttttattttcattGCATTTTCCCTTCATAAGTATACAAGGACAACCCAATATCTATATGCTTGTCTCCTTGCCTATTATTAGTCTGTATGCTCTTCAAGATATGGTGGGCCCTGATGCAGATAATGAGAACTTTGCCAATAATTCCACCTCCCATTATGCCGACACAACCTCAAAGGCCGTTGATGATGTGAGAAAGAAAAGCCCACCAGCAACTCCGGCATTCAAGAAGAAACACAGGGGATGTGCATTTTGTATTCTAGATTTAGAAAATTCTCCAATTCCAGAGTTTTCACCCAATCAAGAAGTTGTTGGTGTAATTACCATGGAGGATGTCATCGAGGAACTTCTTCAGGTACTCTTTTCTCATCTTTATAGTACTATTGCAAACATAGTTTTAACAGCTATCAAGGCTAAGCTTGAATGTATATACTAATTTTCTAGGAGGAGATACTGGATGAAACCGATGAATACGTCAATATACACAACAGGTAAACTTGTATCTACGTGAAAATCAATTCACCTCAAATACATTAGAAATCTTTCATGTTTAAAGTACGAGATTCTAATCAGCAAAAATTTGGAATTCAGAGATGTCATGCGTGTGATCTTCGGAAACTTGTTGACTTTTTCTTCTGTTGCAGGATAAAGATAAACATGAACGCATGAATAAGCGCCCATATGGGCTACAAACAAACTCCACTCCTATTTCTACTACGTCAGGTCCTCTTTGTTCATTCAGTGCTTGAGTAAGTCAACATAACACCAGCTTGCGCAACGGTACATATATTTTGTAAACAGACTGTgttattgattgttttctggTTGCTGGTTATGTTTGCAGTTTGCATGAAATGTTGGTTCTGAACAACAGAGCTGATTTTCCATTATAGGTTAGGATTATTCAGTATCTATTATAATTCTTGCAAGTGTTTCATTTGAGTTCGAGTTTTGCTATTGGGATGCAAATGTGTATATTATACTAGACTTAACTTATTCATCAAGAATCTCTGTAGTCCAATGCAAGTTATGAATGTGGATTACAACTTAAGGGAAGTAAAAACAGGCGCCGAACCTCGCGACCCTTACTCCTTCATTTTTGAGAGCTGGGGCCAACTAGAGATGTTAAATAACCGAAACCGGATATGAAGAAAATTTTAAGGTTCGAATTAGGTATATTCGAGCTCGAGTTCaatgtttgaaattttaatttttgacttGAATTTGGTTAGAGTCAAGACACGTGTTTGAGTTCTGTTTGAAATATTTGGACATGATTGCGAACTACTTGAAAATAAAGGTTTGACTTATATTTATTTAGCGTATAATATAAATATGTTCATAAAATATTAAAGCTCACAAGCGGCTTGTAAACTATCAACAAAATACTTTAAGCTCGAGTTCGGCTTGAAAAAGAGTTTGAATATGTTC
Proteins encoded:
- the LOC140879351 gene encoding DUF21 domain-containing protein At1g47330; its protein translation is MARDIPCCETMFFVYLVVIIGLVLFAGLMAGLTLGLMSLGLVDLEVLSTSGRTDDRINASKILPVVKNQHLLLCTLLIGNSLAMESLPIFLDRLVPPWAAILVSVTLILMFGEILPQAICTRYGLTVGATMAPFVRLLLWLFFPVSYPISKFLDWMLGKGHAALLRRAELKTFVDFHGNEAGKGGDLTHDETTIIAGALEMTEKTAKDAMTPIEKAFSLDLDGTLNLETLNAIMTMGHSRVPVYYRNPKNIIGLILVKNLLAVDPDESVPLRKMLIRNIPRVSEKMPLYDILNEFQKGHSHIAVVYKDLNETKETLQKTKDNENFANNSTSHYADTTSKAVDDVRKKSPPATPAFKKKHRGCAFCILDLENSPIPEFSPNQEVVGVITMEDVIEELLQEEILDETDEYVNIHNRIKINMNA